In Musa acuminata AAA Group cultivar baxijiao chromosome BXJ3-9, Cavendish_Baxijiao_AAA, whole genome shotgun sequence, a single genomic region encodes these proteins:
- the LOC103997661 gene encoding TORTIFOLIA1-like protein 1, which translates to MATSSISRPSSKLSKSPSRSHNPSNSSSSSKSQSSSSLSSHLAMVELKSRVLSALSKLSDRDTHQIAVDDLEKIIRTLPADGVPMLLHALIHDPSMPSPSPQDPPGSKNPSFLVGRRESLRLLALLCASHTDAASAHLPRIMAHIVRRLKDPASDSSVRDACRDAAGSLAALYLRPSLAAAAAPVDGAGSGGPSPVVALFVKPLFEAMGEQNKAVQGGAAMCLAKVVESAGGGGVGGGGQREEGRVMTTGVVFQKLCPRICKLLGGQSFLAKGALLSVISSLAQVGAISPQSMQQVLQTIRECLENSDWATRKAAADTLCVLASHSSHVLGDGATATITALEACRFDKVKPVRDSMMEALQLWKKIRGDGTLADTKDSRSSDLTDNEEKEDHKRFNPSKKLESLKISSAGFSSSESDSVSKENGTNMLEKATVLLMKKAPSLTDKELNPEFFQKLEKRSLDDFPVEVVLPRRCLQSSHSQCEEGSEVTCNDSTGTSNCDGAALQESDDTHGYNTANYRNEDKRPGPYKKVQDLDNFARDKWTEQRGSKAKESKAKFLNVEDTTEVCQKDPSPGRTNVPRSDANTDGSFMSNRANWTAIQRQLAQLERQQASLMNMLQDFIGGSHDSMVTLENRVRGLERVVEEMAHDLAMSSGRRVGNMMLGFDKSPGRSSSKYNGLHDYSSSKFGRVGERFHLSDGLVTGVRGRDSPWRSESEAWDSYGYVASRNGVMNTRRGFGAVPVDGRLHKTEHDTDQVSGRRAWNKGPGPFRLGEGPSARSVWQASKDEATLEAIRVAGEDNGTSRNAARVAVPELDAEALTDDNPGPDKGPLWASWTRAMDSLHVGDIDSAYEEILSTGDDLLLVKLMDKSGPVFDQLSGEIASEVLHAVGQFILEQSLFDIALNWLQQLSDLVVENGADFLRVPLEWKREILLNLHEASALELPEDWEGAAPDQLMMHLASAWGLNLQQLVK; encoded by the exons ATGGCTACTTCTTCCATTTCCAGACCCTCTTCGAAGCTCTCCAAGTCCCCATCCCGATCCCATAACCCCTCcaattcctcctcttcttccaaatcccaatcttcttcctccctttcctCCCATCTTGCAATGGTGGAACTCAAATCGCGGGTCCTGTCGGCGCTGTCGAAGCTTTCCGACCGCGACACCCACCAGATCGCGGTCGACGACCTGGAGAAGATCATCCGGACCCTCCCCGCCGACGGCGTCCCCATGCTCCTCCACGCCCTCATCCACGACCCCTCCATGCCCTCGCCTAGCCCCCAGGACCCGCCCGGGTCCAAGAACCCCTCCTTCCTCGTGGGTCGCCGCGAGTCCCTCCGCCTCCTCGCGCTCCTCTGCGCCTCCCACACCGACGCCGCTTCCGCGCACCTCCCCAGGATCATGGCCCACATCGTCCGCCGCCTCAAGGACCCCGCCTCCGACTCCTCCGTTCGCGACGCCTGCCGTGACGCCGCCGGTTCGCTCGCCGCGCTCTATCTCCGTCCCTCGCTCGCCGCGGCGGCCGCTCCTGTGGACGGCGCTGGCAGCGGAGGACCGTCTCCGGTGGTGGCGTTGTTCGTGAAGCCATTGTTTGAGGCCATGGGGGAGCAGAATAAGGCGGTGCAGGGCGGGGCTGCCATGTGCCTCGCGAAGGTGGTCGAGTCTGCTGGAGGTGGCGGCGTCGGCGGTGGTGGGCAAAGGGAGGAGGGAAGGGTGATGACGACAGGAGTGGTTTTCCAGAAGTTGTGCCCTAGGATCTGTAAGCTGCTTGGTGGCCAGAGCTTTCTAGCTAAAGGAGCATTGCTTTCAGTCATCTCTAGCCTTGCTCAG GTAGGAGCAATCAGTCCTCAGAGCATGCAACAAGTGCTGCAAACTATTCGTGAATGTCTTGAGAATAGTGACTGGGCTACCCGTAAGGCAGCTGCTGATACACTCTGTGTGTTGGCCTCTCACTCGAGCCATGTTCTTGGTGATGGGGCTACAGCAACCATAACTGCTCTTGAGGCCTGCCGTTTTGATAAG GTAAAACCTGTTAGAGATAGCATGATGGAGGCACTGCAGCTATGGAAGAAGATTAGAGGAGATGGAACTTTGGCAGACACAAAAG ATTCTAGAAGCTCGGACTTAACTGATAATGAAGAAAAGGAAGATCATAAAAGGTTTAACCCTAGCAAAAAGTTAGAATCTTTAAAAATTTCATCTGCTGGATTTTCATCTAGTGAAAGTGACTCTGTCTCCAAAGAAAATGGCACCAACATGCTAGAGAAAGCAACAGTGCTTTTAATGAAAAAAGCACCATCATTAACCGATAAGGAGTTGAATCCAGAATTCTTCCAAAAGCTAGAGAAGAGGAGTTTGGATGACTTTCCTGTTGAAGTGGTGCTACCTCGTAGGTGCTTACAGTCTTCCCATTCTCAATGTGAAGAAGGATCAGAAGTAACTTGTAATGATTCGACGGGCACATCAAACTGTGATGGAGCAGCACTCCAGGAATCAGATGACACTCATGGATATAACACTGCCAATTACCGGAATGAAGATAAACGACCAGGGCCTTACAAGAAGGTGCAGGACTTGGATAATTTTGCTCGGGACAAATGGACAGAGCAAAGGGGATCTAAGGCAAAAGAATCAAAAGCAAAATTTTTGAATGTTGAGGACACAACTGAAGTCTGTCAGAAAGATCCTTCTCCTGGTCGTACAAATGTCCCTAGATCTGATGCCAACACTGATGGGTCTTTTATGAGCAATAGGGCGAATTGGACTGCGATACAGAGGCAGTTGGCTCAATTAGAGAGGCAACAAGCCAGTCTCATGAATATGTTACAG GACTTCATTGGTGGCTCCCATGATAGTATGGTAACTCTAGAAAATAGAGTTAGGGGTCTTGAGAGAGTTGTTGAAGAAATGGCTCATGATTTGGCTATGTCATCTGGAAGGAGAGTTGGAAATATGATGCTGGGATTTGACAAATCTCCAGGAAGGTCTTCAAGCAAGTACAATGGCCTTCATGATTACTCCAGCTCAAAGTTTGGGAGAGTTGGTGAAAGGTTTCACTTGTCAGACGGTTTGGTAACTGGTGTTCGGGGAAGAGATTCTCCGTGGAGGTCGGAATCTGAAGCATGGGATTCCTATGGATATGTAGCTTCAAGAAATGGTGTTATGAACACTAGGAGAGGGTTTGGTGCTGTTCCGGTGGATGGTAGGTTACACAAAACTGAGCATGATACTGATCAAGTCAGTGGTAGGCGGGCTTGGAACAAAGGACCAGGACCGTTTAGGCTTGGTGAAGGGCCTTCTGCAAGAAGCGTTTGGCAAGCCTCAAAGGATGAGGCTACTCTTGAAGCTATCAGAGTAGCTGGGGAAGACAATGGAACATCCAGAAATGCAGCACGAGTAGCTGTACCAGAATTAGATGCTGAAGCTTTAACAGATGATAATCCAGGGCCCGACAAGGGTCCACTTTGGGCGTCTTGGACTCGTGCCATGGATTCACTTCATGTTGGTGACATTGATTCAGCTTATGAAGAGATTCTATCTACTGGTGATGACTTATTACTTGTAAAGCTAATGGATAAATCAGGTCCAGTTTTCGACCAGCTCTCTGGTGAAATAGCAAGTGAAGTCTTGCACGCAGTTGGGCAATTTATTCTGGAGCAAAGCTTGTTTGATATAGCATTGAATTGGCTTCAACAG TTGTCAGATCTTGTTGTAGAGaatggagccgacttccttagagTCCCCCTCGAATGGAAGAGAGAGATTTTGTTAAATCTTCATGAAGCTTCTGCACTTGAACTACCAGAGGATTGGGAGGGGGCAGCACCAGACCAATTAATGATGCATTTAGCATCAGCCTGGGGTCTCAACTTGCAACAGCTTGTCAAGTAG
- the LOC135649670 gene encoding 15.4 kDa class V heat shock protein-like encodes MELYYPIQSSWPLFPAPHFFSSSDSATPQNYVHWTETPESHRFSADLPGVRKEEIRVEVEDSRYMVIRTERRDDDGVGEPAQRERRGFVRKFRLPETVDIDGITAAYEDGVLTVTVPRLVSRRRLQLDLEDLADASHAVARAA; translated from the exons ATGGAACTCTACTACCCGATCCAGTCCTCATGGCCCCTCTTCCCCGCTCCTCACTTTTTCTCGTCATCGGACTCCGCCACTCCGCAAAACTATGTGCACTGGACGGAAACGCCCGAGTCGCATCGCTTCAGTGCAGACTTGCCAG GGGTGAGGAAGGAAGAGATCAGGGTGGAGGTGGAAGACTCGCGGTACATGGTGATCAGGACGGAGCGGCGGGACGACGACGGCGTCGGTGAGCCGGCGCAGAGGGAGAGGAGGGGATTCGTCAGGAAGTTCCGGTTGCCAGAGACGGTGGACATCGACGGGATCACGGCGGCGTACGAGGATGGCGTCCTGACGGTCACCGTCCCCAGATTGGTGAGTCGCCGGAGGCTCCAGCTCGATCTCGAGGATTTGGCAGATGCGAGCCATGCCGTGGCCCGCGCCGCTTGA
- the LOC135649669 gene encoding protein DETOXIFICATION 40-like: MAGDHGGEATHGSSRRLESILTDLTMPWPRRLWSATTVEMQLLFPLAAPAVVVYMLNNLLSLGTQVFSGHLGNLELAASSLGNNGIQIFAYGLMLGMGSAVETLCGQAYGAHKYEMLGIYLQRSTVLLMATGIPLAVVYAFSRPLLLLLGQSPEIATAASIFVYGLIPQIFAYAANFPIQKFLQAQSIVTPSACISAGALAVHLVLSWVVVYKVGLGLLGASLVLSLNWWIIVAAQFLYIVTSRRCRFTWTGFSWQAFAGLPEFFKLSTASAVMLCLETWYYQIMVLIAGLLKDPQLALDSLTVCMSIAGWAFMISVGFNAAASVRVGNELGAGHPKSAEFSVVVVTVLSLIISLIVATIMLCLRHYISYAFTEGETVARAVSELSPLLAATLILNGIQPVLSGVAVGCGWQAFVAYVNVGCYYFVGIPLGILLGFKFDLGAKGIWGGMLGGTLMQTFILIWVTFRTDWNKEVEQAMRRLDKWEDNKQPLLSNLD; the protein is encoded by the exons ATGGCAGGCGATCACGGCGGTGAAGCCACCCACGGCTCCAGCCGCCGGCTGGAGAGCATACTTACAGACCTAACTATGCCATGGCCTCGCCGACTCTGGTCAGCCACCACCGTCGAGATGCAGCTTCTCTTCCCCCTCGCTGCTCCCGCCGTGGTCGTCTACATGCTGAACAACCTTCTCTCGCTCGGCACTCAGGTCTTCTCCGGCCATCTCGGAAACCTCGAGCTCGCCGCGTCCTCCCTCGGAAACAACGGGATCCAAATCTTCGCCTACGGCCTCATG CTAGGGATGGGGAGTGCCGTAGAGACGCTATGCGGACAAGCCTACGGCGCGCACAAGTACGAGATGCTCGGCATATACCTGCAGCGCTCGACGGTGCTCCTGATGGCGACCGGAATACCTCTCGCGGTGGTATACGCCTTCTCGAGGCCGCTACTACTACTACTGGGGCAATCGCCAGAGATCGCAACGGCCGCGTCGATATTCGTGTACGGCCTCATCCCGCAGATCTTCGCCTACGCCGCCAACTTCCCGATCCAGAAGTTCCTGCAGGCTCAGAGCATCGTGACGCCGAGCGCGTGCATCTCCGCCGGTGCGCTGGCGGTGCACCTGGTGCTGAGCTGGGTGGTGGTGTACAAGGTTGGTTTGGGCTTGTTGGGGGCCTCCCTGGTGTTGAGCCTGAACTGGTGGATCATAGTTGCGGCCCAATTTCTCTACATCGTGACGAGCCGGCGGTGCCGGTTCACGTGGACCGGGTTCAGCTGGCAGGCGTTTGCCGGCCTGCCAGAGTTCTTCAAGCTGTCGACGGCGTCGGCGGTGATGCTCTGCCTGGAGACGTGGTACTACCAGATCATGGTCTTGATTGCTGGTCTGCTGAAGGATCCTCAACTGGCCCTGGATTCACTCACGGTGTG CATGAGCATTGCCGGGTGGGCGTTCATGATCTCAGTCGGCTTCAATGCAGCTGCCAG CGTGAGAGTTGGCAATGAGCTCGGCGCCGGTCATCCGAAGTCAGCGGAATTCTCGGTGGTGGTGGTAACAGTGCTGTCTCTTATAATATCCTTGATAGTAGCTACGATCATGCTCTGCCTTCGCCACTACATCAGCTATGCTTTCACGGAGGGTGAGACTGTGGCCCGTGCTGTCTCCGAGCTCTCCCCCCTGCTCGCCGCCACCCTCATTCTCAATGGCATCCAACCTGTGTTGTCCG GTGTGGCTGTCGGGTGCGGATGGCAAGCATTTGTAGCATACGTAAATGTGGGATGCTATTATTTTGTAGGAATTCCACTTGGCATTCTCCTTGGCTTTAAGTTTGATCTAGGAGCAAAG GGCATATGGGGAGGTATGCTTGGCGGAACACTCATGCAGACCTTCATTTTGATTTGGGTTACTTTCCGCACAGATTGGAACAAAGAG GTGGAACAAGCCATGAGAAGACTAGACAAATGGGAGGACAACAAGCAACCTCTGCTGAGCAATCTTGACTAG
- the LOC103997785 gene encoding putative disease resistance protein RGA1 — MSFVLTALGWLGEHFIGSLVEKLADFTVQFGAEEGLQDDLIKLKTSLHQIQFTIIQAENIWIQDQEWRGRFNELLIQLKDEAYDADHLLDEFHFRVLQQQAEQRGDKASHQSSSSSSLPPRKKRILSLLGGVTIGFFGRENNDDDVNRVREIKGRLDRLADAFRIVMASLDADGRRIKQLETSETRRTTSVPIATQMFGRDKELKELVELLLQSPHGSPASNHSVSVLAIVGIGGVGKTTLSQLACIHESMEKYFRHMIWVCVSGDFSVERITKEIVESATQRKCDSMNFDTLQKNLKRLTSDRFLLVLDDVRNAEKHKWESLCAPLRWGVAGSKILVTTRSTKIADIVGGEQPIHLKCLDEESCWEFFKKCAFGSQNPGDHPQLEAIAKKIVRKLGGLPLAARTLGALLSERMEEQHWRSIMECEIWELPQDEDDVLPVLQISYQGLHRTPRKHEDGGFGKLTSLQELTAFSVLKDQGHQIAQLSGLTQLHGTLWIRNLENVGSKEEARKAGLNNKAYLVELELEWVSDQHSNLQNNQLLVSEEILEGLQPHQALKRLVIRGYNGARSPSWLEAKLLPNLEILTLQNCKRWNDFSCIGPIPRLKVLLMEGMSAEKVTGHDFFGATEQGKCFPMLEELVFGDMAALEELSWNDGGALFPCLSKLEIQECAKLQRLSPLPPSLTKLQLGQVGSTEFTGLWEGIDGSSMIPESNLRNIKTIDIWGCEELVSLPVKRFRELTSLENLSIQSCPVLMSMTRDEDIELLLPPSVKQLDLIDCGDLGKSLPACLHNVTSLTKLEIGGCPYLMSLPREQMLHLKQLQCLSIKHCDELTSVEGLRVLNSLRFLTILRCPKLLVNEGDRQGEVLPLEQLEVDDTALLKLWPIRDALQSVRRLAIKSSPQTAMFDGEEQELLRSLTAVRNLQFSCCGNLQTLPTELHTIPFLRTLWIEECPEIRSLPEKGLPTSLTYLQFDSCHPMLTEQLEKQVAEMKSSGRWW; from the exons ATGTCGTTCGTACTGACAGCCTTGGGATGGCTCGGTGAGCACTTCATCGGGAGCTTGGTCGAAAAGTTAGCAGATTTTACGGTGCAGTTTGGGGCGGAGGAGGGGCTGCAAGATGATCTCATCAAGCTAAAGACTTCCCTGCACCAGATTCAGTTCACCATCATCCAAGCCGAGAATATCTGGATCCAAGATCAGGAGTGGAGAGGGAGATTCAATGAGTTGCTGATCCAGCTCAAGGACGAGGCCTACGATGCTGACCACTTACTGGACGAGTTCCACTTCCGAGTTCTGCAACAGCAGGCGGAGCAACGAGGAGACAAGGCAAGTCAccaatcatcttcttcttctagtCTCCCTCCGAGGAAAAAGAGAATACTTTCATTGCTTGGTGGTGTTACCATCGGCTTTTTCGGTAGAGAAAATAATGACGACGATGTGAACAGAGTAAGGGAAATCAAAGGGAGGTTAGATAGACTTGCAGATGCATTCCGGATCGTCATGGCTTCGTTAGATGCAGACGGCAGAAGAATCAAACAGCTGGAAACATCGGAGACTCGAAGAACAACTTCCGTTCCAATTGCGACTCAAATGTTCGGACGGGACAAAGAGCTGAAAGAACTCGTAGAACTGCTGTTGCAATCGCCCCATGGATCCCCTGCTAGCAACCATAGCGTCTCTGTCTTGGCAATTGTCGGCATCGGCGGGGTCGGAAAGACTACTCTTTCTCAGCTTGCATGCATCCACGAGAGCATGGAGAAATATTTCAGACATATGATTTGGGTGTGTGTATCTGGCGACTTCAGCGTGGAAAGGATTACCAAAGAGATCGTCGAGTCTGCAACCCAGAGAAAGTGTGATTCCATGAATTTTGACACCCTTCAAAAGAATCTTAAGCGGTTGACATCAGATCGATTTCTACTCGTCCTCGATGACGTGCGCAATGCGGAGAAACACAAATGGGAGAGCTTGTGTGCGCCATTGAGATGGGGAGTAGCGGGCAGCAAGATTTTGGTGACGACTCGCTCGACAAAGATCGCAGACATAGTCGGCGGCGAGCAACCGATCCATCTAAAATGCCTGGACGAGGAGAGCTGCTGGGAATTCTTCAAGAAGTGTGCATTCGGATCACAAAACCCCGGAGACCATCCACAGCTGGAAGccattgccaagaagatcgttcgcAAGCTGGGCGGGTTGCCACTTGCAGCAAGAACGCTGGGGGCGCTGTTGAGTGAGAGGATGGAAGAGCAGCATTGGAGAAGCATCATGGAGTGTGAAATCTGGGAACTACCACAAGACGAAGATGATGTCCTGCCAGTCCTCCAGATAAGCTACCA AGGGCTTCATCGAACCCCCAGGAAACATGAGGATGGAGGATTTGGAAAGCTAACTTCTCTTCAAGAACTAACAGCATTCAGTGTGCTGAAGGATCAGGGGCACCAAATCGCACAACTCAGCGGTTTGACGCAGCTCCACGGAACCCTTTGGATTAGAAATCTGGAGAACGTTGGGAGCAAAGAGGAAGCAAGAAAGGCTGGACTGAACAATAAAGCTTACCTCGTTGAATTAGAGCTCGAATGGGTGTCTGACCAACACTCCAACTTGCAGAACAACCAGTTGCTTGTCTCTGAGGAGATACTTGAAGGTCTGCAGCCACATCAAGCTCTCAAAAGACTGGTAATCAGAGGGTACAATGGTGCCAGATCTCCGAGTTGGCTGGAGGCAAAACTGCTACCCAACTTGGAAATACTTACACTACAAAACTGTAAAAGATGGAATGATTTTTCATGCATCGGACCGATCCCGCGTCTCAAGGTCCTTCTCATGGAGGGCATGTCGGCAGAGAAAGTGACAGGCCATGACTTCTTTGGTGCAACAGAACAGGGCAAGTGTTTCCCTATGTTGGAAGAGCTTGTGTTCGGAGACATGGCGGCATTGGAAGAGTTGTCTTGGAACGATGGCGGAGCATTGTTTCCCTGCCTGAGTAAACTCGAAATACAAGAATGCGCCAAGCTTCAGAGgttgtctcctcttcctccttcgcttaCAAAACTTCAGTTAGGACAAGTTGGGTCGACAGAATTTACCGGACTATGGGAAGGAATCGATGGAAGCAGCATGATTCCGGAGAGCAACCTACGAAATATCAAAACTATTGACATATGGGGATGTGAAGAACTAGTGTCGCTGCCGGTGAAGAGGTTTAGAGAACTCACCTCCCTCGAGAACCTGTCAATACAAAGCTGCCCCGTGCTCATGAGCATGACACGAGATGAGGACATTGAACTACTGCTGCCGCCCTCAGTGAAGCAACTAGATTTGATCGACTGTGGGGATCTCGGCAAAtccctgcctgcctgcctgcacAACGTCACCTCGCTGACCAAATTGGAGATAGGTGGATGTCCATACTTGATGTCTCTTCCAAGGGAGCAGATGCTCCACCTGAAACAACTCCAATGTCTGAGCATCAAGCATTGTGACGAGTTGACATCTGTGGAGGGGCTACGAGTTCTCAACTCCCTCAGATTTTTGACCATCCTCAGATGCCCCAAGCTTCTGGTGAACGAAGGGGACCGGCAAGGGGAGGTCTTGCCACTGGAGCAATTAGAAGTCGACGACACTGCGCTGCTCAAACTGTGGCCCATAAGAGATGCGCTGCAGTCGGTCCGTCGTCTCGCAATCAAATCCTCACCACAAACGGCGATGTTCGACGGGGAGGAGCAGGAGTTGCTCCGAAGCCTCACGGCTGTCAGAAACCTGCAATTCTCCTGTTGCGGGAATCTCCAAACCCTGCCGACAGAGTTGCATACCATTCCATTCCTTCGGACGTTATGGATCGAAGAATGTCCGGAGATCCGATCGCTGCCGGAGAAGGGGCTGCCCACGTCCCTCACGTATCTACAATTCGACAGTTGCCATCCCATGTTGACGGAGCAGCTGGAAAAGCAGGTGGCGGAGATGAAGAGCTCAGGTCGATGGTGGTAA